In one Parvibaculum sp. genomic region, the following are encoded:
- the aroA gene encoding 3-phosphoshikimate 1-carboxyvinyltransferase: MAHSPATPLTAEPSARLSGTVRVPGDKSISHRALIFGALAVGETRITGLLEGADVLATAEAMRRLGADVERLADGSWSVHGVGVGGLREPEQPLDFGNSGTGVRLVMGLVAGHPITATFIGDASLSRRPMGRVIAPLTDMGATFHARAGGRLPLTLIGARRAMPIAYPLPVASAQVKSAVLLAGLNAPGQTTVIEATPTRDHTERMLKAFGADVQIETGPRGLLAIRLTGEPELKPCAITVPGDPSSAAFPVVAALLTPGSEIVVQGITLNPHRAGLYTTLKEMGGDIEVMNQREEGGEPVADLRVRASRLRGIEVPPERAASMIDEYPVLAVAAAFAEGTTKMLGIHELRVKESDRIAATASGLRANGIKVHESEDGMSVDGRGGAVAGAGHVATHMDHRIAMSFLVMGLAAQKPVTVDDATMIATSFPDFVPMMRGLGASFSGMGQ; encoded by the coding sequence TTGGCCCATTCCCCCGCGACGCCCCTCACCGCCGAACCTTCGGCCCGCCTGTCGGGCACCGTCAGGGTGCCGGGCGACAAGTCGATTTCGCACCGGGCGCTGATTTTCGGCGCGCTGGCGGTCGGCGAGACGCGCATTACGGGGCTTCTGGAGGGCGCCGATGTGCTGGCGACCGCCGAGGCCATGCGCCGCCTTGGCGCCGATGTCGAGCGCCTTGCCGACGGTTCGTGGTCGGTGCACGGGGTCGGCGTCGGCGGGCTCCGGGAACCGGAGCAACCTCTCGATTTCGGCAATTCGGGAACCGGCGTGCGCCTCGTCATGGGTCTTGTCGCCGGGCACCCGATTACGGCGACCTTTATCGGCGATGCCTCGCTGTCGCGCCGCCCGATGGGCCGGGTGATCGCACCGCTGACCGACATGGGGGCGACATTCCATGCCCGTGCCGGCGGCCGCCTGCCGCTGACACTGATCGGCGCCCGGCGCGCCATGCCGATCGCCTATCCGCTGCCGGTCGCCTCGGCACAGGTCAAATCTGCGGTGCTGCTGGCCGGCCTCAATGCGCCGGGACAGACCACCGTCATCGAAGCGACGCCGACCCGCGACCACACCGAACGAATGCTCAAGGCCTTCGGCGCCGACGTCCAGATCGAAACCGGGCCGCGCGGCCTGCTGGCGATCCGGCTCACCGGCGAGCCCGAGCTCAAGCCCTGCGCCATCACGGTGCCGGGCGACCCGTCGTCCGCTGCCTTCCCGGTCGTCGCGGCGCTGCTGACGCCGGGGTCCGAGATCGTGGTGCAGGGCATTACGCTCAATCCGCACCGGGCCGGGCTCTATACGACGCTCAAGGAAATGGGCGGCGACATCGAAGTGATGAACCAGCGCGAGGAAGGCGGCGAACCGGTGGCCGATCTTCGCGTTCGCGCGAGCCGGTTGCGCGGCATCGAGGTGCCGCCGGAGCGCGCGGCGTCGATGATCGACGAATATCCGGTGCTCGCCGTCGCCGCCGCCTTTGCCGAGGGGACGACGAAAATGCTCGGCATCCACGAATTGCGCGTCAAGGAGAGCGACCGCATCGCCGCCACGGCATCGGGCCTCAGGGCCAACGGCATCAAGGTGCATGAGAGCGAAGACGGCATGTCGGTCGACGGCCGGGGCGGCGCGGTTGCGGGCGCCGGCCATGTCGCAACACATATGGACCACCGCATCGCGATGTCCTTCCTCGTCATGGGGCTTGCGGCGCAAAAACCCGTGACCGTCGACGACGCCACGATGATCGCGACCAGTTTTCCCGATTTCGTGCCGATGATGCGCGGTCTCGGCGCAAGTTTCAGCGGCATGGGCCAATGA
- a CDS encoding TIGR02300 family protein → MSKPELGTKRDCPSCGAKFYDLNKNPVVCPKCKHEYVPDTGAKAKRAKPAEKPKEKPLKRVVSDDGDTVSLDSMRDDELAADVDDDDIDVDVDVEVDDDDADDAFLPDDEDEDDDVTGIVRGGKGDDD, encoded by the coding sequence TTGTCGAAACCGGAGTTGGGAACCAAACGCGATTGCCCGAGCTGCGGCGCGAAGTTTTACGACCTGAACAAGAACCCGGTCGTTTGTCCCAAGTGCAAGCACGAGTATGTGCCGGACACGGGCGCCAAGGCAAAGCGCGCCAAGCCGGCCGAAAAGCCGAAGGAAAAGCCGCTGAAGCGCGTCGTGTCCGATGATGGCGACACGGTTTCGCTGGATTCAATGCGCGACGACGAACTGGCGGCCGATGTCGATGACGACGATATCGATGTCGACGTGGATGTCGAAGTCGATGACGACGACGCGGATGACGCCTTCCTGCCGGACGACGAGGACGAGGATGACGACGTCACCGGCATCGTTCGCGGCGGCAAGGGCGACGACGACTGA
- a CDS encoding recombinase family protein, which translates to MWMGGLPPLGYDIKHRKLIVNGSEVERVRLVFNRYLELGSVLRLMKDLKSRDIRSKRWVTRKGNARGGSTFTRGALYALLQNPVYIGRIRHKDKVHEGQHEAIVDRETWDAVQQLLARNRHESRAKTNAKSPSLLAGLLVHEDGAPYRPRQGRKKGAHFHYYVHPSGSLPVREIDSFITDELIALLGRQAELCRIIGTEDPAQMDVAGAKATLTATELKLRPRRDILLQMVDKVTVGEKHISLAINRLGLRSFLTNIQDSMQTKGADGTKAPHHITRAFQLKRCGHGRKLIIGQHKADDRSQPDPSLLRTIARAHAWFDDLKSGLSYKEIAMRDAIDERLVARTVRLAFLAPDITKAILAGLEPRGLTAERLVRIPKLPTSWNEQRSLLGFD; encoded by the coding sequence ATGTGGATGGGTGGCTTGCCGCCGCTCGGCTATGACATCAAGCACCGCAAGCTCATCGTGAATGGGAGCGAGGTCGAGCGGGTTCGCCTCGTCTTCAATCGCTATCTTGAGCTTGGCTCCGTCCTCCGCCTCATGAAGGACCTCAAATCCCGGGATATCCGCTCCAAGCGCTGGGTTACCCGGAAGGGCAACGCAAGGGGCGGCTCGACCTTCACGCGCGGCGCGCTTTATGCGCTGCTCCAGAACCCCGTCTATATCGGCCGCATCCGTCACAAGGACAAAGTCCACGAAGGCCAGCATGAGGCGATCGTCGATCGCGAGACCTGGGACGCGGTTCAGCAACTCCTTGCCCGCAACAGACATGAGAGTCGTGCCAAGACAAATGCCAAATCCCCGTCGCTGCTTGCAGGCCTGCTCGTCCATGAAGACGGCGCGCCCTATCGGCCGCGTCAGGGACGCAAGAAGGGAGCCCATTTCCACTACTATGTGCATCCCTCTGGCAGTTTGCCTGTCCGTGAGATCGACAGCTTCATCACCGACGAACTGATCGCCCTTCTCGGACGACAGGCAGAGCTCTGCCGGATCATCGGCACGGAAGATCCGGCTCAGATGGATGTGGCGGGCGCGAAGGCCACACTCACTGCTACCGAGCTCAAGCTCCGCCCGCGCCGAGACATTCTCCTTCAGATGGTCGACAAGGTGACGGTCGGCGAGAAGCACATCTCGCTCGCCATCAATCGACTCGGGCTGCGGAGCTTCCTCACCAACATCCAGGATTCCATGCAAACCAAAGGAGCGGACGGGACGAAGGCGCCCCATCACATCACGCGGGCGTTCCAGCTCAAGCGTTGTGGACATGGCAGGAAACTCATCATCGGACAGCACAAGGCCGACGACAGATCGCAGCCTGATCCTTCTCTCCTGCGAACCATCGCCCGCGCCCATGCCTGGTTCGACGATCTGAAGTCCGGACTCAGCTACAAGGAGATCGCCATGCGCGATGCAATCGACGAGCGGCTGGTCGCGCGCACCGTCCGGCTGGCGTTTCTCGCGCCGGATATCACAAAAGCGATACTTGCCGGACTGGAACCGCGTGGGCTCACGGCCGAACGACTCGTTCGTATCCCAAAACTCCCGACAAGCTGGAACGAGCAGCGGAGCCTACTCGGGTTCGACTGA
- a CDS encoding ATP-binding cassette domain-containing protein, which yields METTRLLIMRNLVKTRRSAEKGRSFILRVPDIEIRRGQAYALIGASGSGKSTFLALAAMALRPDMEGQFVFRPDDDAVNVIDLWRRRKADWMAGLRRRHIGVILQQGGLISCLSVLENILLPALLVGHDERERALSLAARLGIEGILRRRPGQVSVGQRQRVAIARALINAPDLILADEPTASVDPLTADGIFDLLVELVEETNAALVVASHDWGRVRRSDFVSLYHEIEATRESVVSTLVAA from the coding sequence TTGGAAACGACCCGTTTGCTCATCATGCGGAACCTCGTAAAGACACGTCGATCTGCGGAAAAGGGACGCAGTTTCATTTTGCGGGTACCGGATATCGAAATCCGGAGAGGTCAGGCTTATGCGCTGATCGGGGCTAGCGGAAGCGGCAAGAGCACTTTTCTCGCGCTGGCCGCAATGGCCTTGAGGCCCGACATGGAAGGGCAGTTTGTCTTTCGTCCGGACGATGACGCAGTGAACGTCATCGACCTCTGGCGCAGACGAAAGGCGGATTGGATGGCGGGACTTCGACGGCGGCACATTGGGGTCATCTTGCAACAGGGCGGTCTCATTTCCTGCTTGTCGGTCCTGGAGAATATCCTGCTGCCGGCATTGCTTGTGGGGCACGACGAACGGGAGCGGGCGTTGTCGCTCGCGGCAAGGCTGGGGATTGAGGGAATTCTCCGCCGGCGTCCGGGGCAGGTATCGGTCGGACAGCGGCAACGCGTCGCCATTGCTCGAGCACTCATAAACGCGCCCGATCTCATCTTGGCCGATGAGCCGACCGCCTCAGTTGATCCGCTGACCGCCGATGGCATCTTCGATCTTCTTGTCGAGCTGGTGGAGGAAACGAACGCAGCTCTTGTGGTCGCAAGTCACGACTGGGGCAGAGTAAGGCGGTCGGACTTTGTCAGTCTGTATCACGAGATCGAAGCAACGAGAGAGTCCGTCGTTTCTACGCTGGTGGCGGCATGA
- a CDS encoding ABC transporter permease, with translation MSGFARHTVAWIAAKDAASELLMTSCTVLALVAVLAPLLILFSLKFGLIDTMAQRLIEDVRNREVVIISSTKLTYDWFDRMRTRDDVEFVVPNTRTIAASFNSVQNRDKRKTVRGLSMIPTAAGDPLLENLAARITEPRHIVLSSLAAERLQASVGQSLRARVQRTRDNTAEAQFIELEVVGVAAPWAETEPAAFVDLELLIATEEYRDGLAVESFGWPGRQGVADERVFPRFRLYARSIYDVPGLRDALVAEHLDIRTQAVAIESMRSLDRSLSTVFAIIAAVACGGFVLALASILAANVQRKRRELSVLRLIGAPLREIVAFPITQALIVAVSGLAVSLAIFTFVSRSLNDIFSHTIRTGESISQLLPHHILVAGLATMGFAILSSLWAGVAALRIEPAEGLADV, from the coding sequence ATGAGCGGCTTTGCGAGGCACACAGTAGCGTGGATTGCTGCAAAGGATGCGGCGAGTGAACTCCTGATGACGAGTTGCACCGTGCTCGCATTGGTGGCCGTTCTGGCACCCCTTCTCATCCTTTTCAGCTTGAAGTTTGGGCTGATCGACACGATGGCACAACGTCTTATCGAAGACGTTCGCAATCGGGAGGTCGTCATCATCAGTAGTACGAAGCTGACGTACGATTGGTTTGACCGAATGAGAACACGCGACGATGTCGAGTTTGTCGTGCCGAACACTCGAACGATCGCCGCAAGCTTCAACAGTGTTCAAAATCGCGACAAACGGAAAACGGTGCGTGGGCTATCTATGATCCCGACGGCGGCCGGCGATCCGTTGCTCGAGAATCTGGCAGCCCGGATAACGGAACCCCGGCATATTGTTCTGAGTTCGCTTGCCGCAGAACGCCTTCAGGCGTCGGTGGGCCAGTCGCTACGCGCGCGTGTGCAGAGAACCAGAGATAACACAGCAGAAGCACAGTTTATCGAACTTGAGGTCGTCGGTGTCGCCGCCCCGTGGGCGGAAACCGAGCCTGCGGCCTTTGTTGATCTCGAACTTCTGATTGCCACGGAAGAGTATCGAGATGGTCTTGCTGTCGAGAGTTTCGGCTGGCCGGGCAGGCAGGGTGTAGCGGACGAACGTGTCTTTCCTCGATTCAGGCTCTATGCGCGGTCGATCTACGACGTTCCCGGCCTTCGGGATGCTCTCGTCGCGGAACACCTGGATATTCGTACGCAAGCAGTGGCCATTGAGTCCATGCGCTCCCTTGATCGCAGTCTGTCCACCGTGTTTGCAATCATTGCAGCAGTTGCGTGTGGCGGTTTCGTCCTGGCGTTGGCCTCCATTTTGGCTGCCAATGTCCAACGCAAGCGCCGTGAATTGAGTGTTCTTCGTCTTATTGGAGCGCCTTTGCGGGAGATTGTGGCCTTTCCCATTACCCAGGCACTGATTGTCGCAGTTTCCGGATTGGCAGTTTCACTCGCAATTTTCACTTTCGTATCCAGAAGTCTGAACGACATCTTCAGTCATACGATCCGCACCGGCGAGTCCATCAGCCAACTCCTGCCGCATCATATTCTCGTCGCAGGCCTGGCAACGATGGGCTTTGCAATCCTGTCCTCGCTTTGGGCCGGGGTGGCGGCGCTCCGGATAGAACCTGCGGAGGGTCTCGCAGATGTATAG
- a CDS encoding SUMF1/EgtB/PvdO family nonheme iron enzyme: MYRFGSIPHLCFGLLLALLTFTGADAQEITWEERDYNPKAAEGDLALPMPCGGSYVFRRVSVESTGYLDDRRVRVGLRQENVAYKEDPRFEHIAGSFSDPGESSERYYYIGKYELTRLQYAALQNECSKPSTALRLPVTELSWFDAVNAGRIYTEWLMQNASDVLPKQGSASAFVRLPTEIEWEFAARGGLSVDEADFSGRVFPMPDGQLSEYVWFQGSESAAGKLRPIGLLKPNPLGLYDILGNASEITFDLFHLNRRGRLHGQAGGFVSKGGDIATSQGEMRSALRNENQFFDTRTGEALKVANMGARFVLSVPVVVSADRLQAIQSEWKALPAPDLESDSSSAQREALARLSNVTQRTDDQIVKQQLEQAILQLESARTIQNDIRNRAIRALLQSGAIIGNKVKTDPVLIARTEIVLQEMNKNLARAQELFAQAESAGDAARAQSARAVVAKIQSEMESRERRIVTLRSDSQTTVASYSDLVYSVSSDYPLTLIAPQLEALVVDYREKGFGYLVPFAQLFVGHVEELRSNDEIEREKWSQELRKIGGNDDQ, encoded by the coding sequence ATGTATAGGTTCGGCAGCATCCCTCACCTGTGTTTCGGCCTTTTGTTGGCATTGCTGACCTTCACGGGAGCGGATGCTCAGGAAATCACCTGGGAGGAACGGGACTACAACCCCAAGGCGGCTGAGGGTGACCTTGCTTTGCCGATGCCATGTGGCGGCAGCTATGTGTTCCGCCGCGTTTCCGTGGAGAGCACCGGGTATCTCGATGATCGACGCGTCCGTGTAGGGTTACGTCAGGAAAATGTGGCCTATAAGGAGGATCCCAGATTTGAACATATTGCGGGAAGTTTCTCGGATCCGGGCGAGAGCAGCGAGCGCTATTACTATATCGGCAAATACGAACTGACCCGCCTGCAATATGCCGCCCTGCAGAACGAGTGCAGCAAGCCGTCGACGGCACTCAGACTCCCCGTGACCGAGCTATCCTGGTTCGATGCGGTGAACGCGGGCCGGATCTATACTGAATGGCTCATGCAGAACGCGTCGGATGTGCTTCCAAAGCAAGGTAGCGCAAGTGCATTCGTCCGATTGCCGACCGAGATTGAATGGGAGTTTGCGGCCCGCGGTGGCCTGTCTGTTGATGAAGCCGATTTTTCCGGACGCGTGTTCCCGATGCCCGATGGACAGCTTTCCGAGTATGTCTGGTTTCAGGGGAGCGAATCTGCCGCCGGTAAATTGCGACCGATCGGTCTCCTTAAGCCCAACCCCCTCGGTCTTTACGACATTCTCGGGAACGCATCGGAAATCACCTTCGATCTTTTTCATCTCAATCGTCGCGGACGTCTTCATGGTCAGGCAGGTGGATTTGTCTCAAAGGGCGGGGACATTGCAACATCTCAGGGCGAGATGAGGAGTGCCCTTCGCAATGAAAACCAGTTCTTCGACACCAGAACGGGTGAGGCGCTGAAGGTCGCCAATATGGGAGCGCGGTTTGTCCTGTCCGTCCCGGTTGTTGTGTCCGCCGATCGCCTGCAGGCTATTCAGTCGGAATGGAAAGCCCTGCCAGCACCAGACCTCGAATCCGACAGTTCGAGCGCCCAGCGCGAGGCGCTTGCACGGCTGAGCAATGTTACGCAGCGGACCGACGACCAGATCGTAAAGCAGCAGCTTGAACAGGCAATCCTGCAATTGGAATCCGCCCGCACGATACAGAACGACATCCGCAACCGGGCGATCAGAGCCCTTCTTCAGTCCGGCGCTATCATTGGCAACAAGGTCAAGACCGATCCCGTTCTAATCGCGCGAACGGAGATCGTTTTGCAGGAAATGAACAAAAATCTTGCCCGGGCGCAGGAGCTTTTCGCGCAGGCAGAAAGCGCTGGTGACGCGGCCCGCGCTCAGAGCGCCAGGGCGGTCGTTGCGAAAATTCAAAGCGAAATGGAAAGCCGCGAGCGGCGTATAGTGACCTTGCGATCGGATAGTCAGACGACCGTCGCGAGCTACAGCGACCTCGTATACAGCGTTTCGTCTGACTACCCGCTTACTCTGATAGCGCCGCAGTTGGAAGCACTAGTCGTAGATTATAGAGAAAAAGGTTTTGGATACCTGGTTCCGTTTGCGCAGCTGTTTGTTGGGCATGTTGAGGAGCTTCGTTCGAATGATGAAATCGAGCGTGAGAAATGGTCACAGGAACTCAGAAAAATTGGAGGAAACGATGATCAATAA
- a CDS encoding YMGG-like glycine zipper-containing protein: MINKLNLSARKTARYPVIVAASFAIVVAGCQAPGGGGYSGGGLTSNPYGREAGLTPAQQEMRSSASAFNKTLWQGVAAGAVLGGILGAVVGNSANRGQNILIGAGVGALAGGLAGSYLGSKQQHYANSEAQINAIVADLRMKNTEEERLIASLETVVAEHRLEMAELAGKYKAGTVDESVYRRKVAQIEADQKIVQESIDSANKQLATFTETRTLIADQKPYSNLSEMDTELAEMQANTSRLAELNNELTATRGAV; encoded by the coding sequence ATGATCAATAAATTGAATCTGTCCGCTCGAAAGACGGCGCGCTACCCGGTAATCGTCGCTGCGAGCTTCGCAATTGTCGTTGCCGGGTGTCAGGCACCCGGCGGCGGGGGGTATTCGGGGGGAGGGCTGACATCAAACCCCTACGGACGCGAAGCCGGGTTGACGCCCGCGCAGCAGGAGATGCGATCCAGCGCTTCTGCCTTCAATAAAACGCTGTGGCAGGGGGTGGCGGCCGGCGCGGTGCTCGGGGGGATACTCGGTGCCGTTGTCGGAAATAGTGCCAATCGGGGCCAGAACATACTGATCGGCGCTGGTGTAGGTGCGCTGGCAGGCGGTCTCGCGGGAAGCTATCTGGGAAGCAAACAGCAGCACTATGCCAATAGTGAGGCCCAGATTAATGCGATAGTTGCCGATCTCCGAATGAAGAACACTGAGGAAGAACGCCTTATCGCCTCTCTGGAAACCGTAGTCGCCGAACATCGTCTGGAAATGGCCGAGCTTGCCGGAAAGTACAAGGCGGGCACGGTGGACGAGTCGGTGTACCGCAGAAAAGTTGCTCAGATCGAAGCTGATCAAAAAATTGTTCAGGAATCGATCGACTCCGCAAACAAGCAGCTCGCTACTTTCACGGAAACAAGGACGTTGATCGCTGACCAGAAACCATATTCGAACCTGTCGGAGATGGATACTGAGCTTGCAGAAATGCAGGCGAACACGAGCCGATTGGCGGAACTCAATAA